One Setaria viridis chromosome 5, Setaria_viridis_v4.0, whole genome shotgun sequence genomic region harbors:
- the LOC140222694 gene encoding protein DETOXIFICATION 27-like has product MVGPAIFNVTATYSMTVLMHALAGHLELESVSIANTVLVGFNYGLILGMASALETLCGQAFGAGRHAMLGVYMQRSWIVLLAYGYFLVEAALLAAGQPPELSAMAGRAAVLFVPMHFAFALLFLLRRFLQCQGKNWVASAAAAAGLCVHGVVTWLLEY; this is encoded by the exons ATGGTGGGGCCGGCCATCTTCAACGTCACCGCCACCTACAGCATGACCGTGCTCATGCacgccctcgccggccacctcgAGCTCGAATCCGTCTCCATAGCCAACACCGTCCTCGTCGGCTTCAACTACGGCCTCATT CTGGGCATGGCGAGCGCGCTGGAGACGCTGTGCGGGCAGGCGTTCGGCGCGGGGAGGCACGCGATGCTGGGGGTGTACATGCAGCGATCGTGGATCGTGCTCCTCGCCTACGGCTACTTCCTCGTCgaggcggcgctgctggcggcGGGGCAGCCGCCGGAGCTGTCGGCCATGGCGGGGCGGGCCGCCGTCCTGTTCGTGCCGATGCACTTCGCTTTCGCGCTCCTCTTCCTGCTGCGGCGGTTCCTGCAGTGCCAGGGCAAGAACTGGGTCGCCTCGGCGGCCGCAGCGGCCGGGCTCTGCGTCCACGGCGTCGTCACCTGGCTCCTCGAATATTGA
- the LOC117857253 gene encoding eukaryotic translation initiation factor 6-2 codes for MASRVKFENSCEVGVFARLTNAYCLVPAEASESFYSVLDAELAGTVPVVRSSIAGTRIVGRLCVGNKRGLLLPHTATDQEIQHLRNSLPDEVVVKCVDERLSALGNCIACNDYVALTHPDLDKETEEVISDVLGVEVFRQTIAGNILVGSYCTFTNKGGLVHPQTSVEDLDELSTLLQVPLVAGTVNRGSDVISAGIAVNDWTAFCGSDTTATEVSVVESVFRLRDPRPGALGSDVKSSMVQDLFKS; via the exons ATGGCGTCCC GCGTCAAGTTCGAGAACTCGTGCGAGGTGGGCGTCTTCGCGAGGCTCACCAACGCCTACTGCCTCGTCCCCGCCGAAGCCTCCGAGAGCTTCTACAG TGTGCTCGACGCCGAGCTCGCCGGCACCGTCCCCGTGGTCAGATCCTCCATCGCCGGCACCAGGATCGTCGGCAGGCTCTGCGTCG GTAACAAGAGAGGGCTGCTTCTTCCCCATACCGCCACCGATCAAG AGATCCAGCACCTGAGGAACAGCCTGCCTGATGAGGTGGTCGTCAAGTGCGTCGACGAGCGCCTTTCCGCCCTGGGAAACTGCATCGCCTGCAACGACTACGTCGCTCTCACGCACCCTGACCTGGACAAG GAAACTGAGGAGGTCATCTCAGATGTTCTTGGGGTGGAAGTGTTCAGGCAAACGATTGCCGGCAACATCCTGGTTGGGAGCTACTGCACCTTCACGAACAAAGGAGGCCTC GTTCACCCGCAGACGTCGGTGGAGGACCTGGACGAGCTGTCGACGCTGCTGCAGGTGCCCCTGGTCGCCGGCACCGTCAACAGGGGCAGCGACGTCATCTCCGCCGGCATCGCGGTCAACGACTGGACGGCGTTCTGCGGCTCCGACACCACGGCCACCGAGGTCTCGGTGGTCGAGAGCGTCTTCAGGCTCAGGGACCCCCGCCCGGGTGCCCTGGGTTCAGACGTGAAGAGCTCCATGGTTCAGGATTTATTCAAGAGTTGA